One Betaproteobacteria bacterium DNA segment encodes these proteins:
- the hrcA gene encoding heat-inducible transcriptional repressor HrcA translates to MTTSDPFPSERAQRLLKMLVERYISDGHPVGSRALARLSGLELSPASIRNVMADLEELGFISSPHTSAGRVPTPRGYRFFVDTLLKVRPLDQVEISQLEGQLQPDNTQKLVAQASHLLSDLTRFAGVVMTPKRRTAAFRHIEFLSLSEKRILLIIVAPDGDVQNRIILTDRAYKPSELIEAGNFLNQNFAGLTFDEIKGRIHEELRQLREDMTQLMTMALEAGNEVMGQHSEDYVLSGGHNLLHVQDLSSNMVNLRKLFDMFEQKTSLLQLLDISSRAEGVQIFIGGESGLVPLDECSVVTAPYEVDGQVVGTVGVVGPTRMAYERVIPIVDITAKLLSSALSQH, encoded by the coding sequence ATGACCACGAGCGATCCTTTTCCCAGCGAACGGGCGCAGCGGCTTCTGAAGATGCTGGTCGAGCGCTATATTTCCGACGGCCACCCGGTCGGGTCGCGCGCGCTTGCCAGGCTTTCCGGCCTCGAACTGAGCCCGGCGAGCATCCGCAACGTCATGGCGGACTTGGAAGAACTCGGTTTCATCTCCAGCCCGCACACTTCCGCGGGCAGGGTACCGACGCCGCGCGGCTATCGTTTTTTCGTCGATACGCTGCTCAAGGTCCGGCCGCTGGATCAGGTCGAGATCAGCCAGTTGGAAGGTCAACTACAGCCGGACAACACGCAGAAGCTCGTCGCCCAAGCCTCGCACCTGCTGTCCGACCTGACGCGCTTCGCGGGTGTGGTGATGACGCCCAAGCGCAGGACCGCCGCCTTCCGCCACATCGAATTCCTGAGCCTTTCCGAAAAACGGATCCTGCTGATCATCGTCGCGCCGGATGGAGACGTGCAGAACCGCATCATCCTGACCGATCGGGCCTACAAACCTTCGGAATTGATCGAAGCGGGAAATTTCCTGAACCAGAACTTCGCCGGTCTGACGTTCGACGAGATCAAGGGACGCATCCATGAAGAACTGCGCCAGTTGCGCGAGGACATGACGCAGCTGATGACCATGGCGCTGGAAGCCGGCAACGAAGTCATGGGCCAGCATTCAGAGGATTACGTGCTCTCAGGCGGACACAACCTGCTGCATGTTCAGGACCTGTCGTCGAACATGGTAAACCTGCGCAAACTCTTCGACATGTTCGAGCAGAAAACCAGCCTGCTGCAACTGCTCGACATCAGCAGCCGCGCAGAAGGTGTGCAGATTTTCATCGGCGGCGAATCTGGCCTGGTACCGCTGGACGAATGCAGCGTAGTGACTGCGCCTTACGAAGTGGACGGGCAGGTGGTCGGCACCGTCGGCGTGGTCGGGCCGACCCGCATGGCCTACGAGCGCGTGATCCCGATCGTCGACATTACCGCGAAACTGTTGTCCAGCGCGCTGTCACAACACTGA
- a CDS encoding ferrochelatase, producing the protein MPFFPEPKHQHGAIPKTGILLINLGTPTAPTASALRPYLQEFLSDPRVVEISRPLWWLILNGIVLRTRPRQSAAKYALIWTKDGSPLAVHTAKQATLLKGYLGERIKTPHLVAWAMRYGQPSIEKALLGLREQGCDRILILPLYPQYAASTTASAFDAVFDTVKQMRNAPALRLVKHYHDHSAYIAALAKNINDYWVTNGRPDKLLMSFHGVPRFALDRGDPYHCECHKTARLLGEELGLAPERYQVSFQSRFGRTEWLKPYTLQTVKELGKRKTGRLDVICPGFVSDCLETLEEIGIENKAAYLKAGGREFHYIPCLNERHEWIQALARIAAENLQGWASTDWEAGAALRTAAAGRERALALGAKN; encoded by the coding sequence ATGCCCTTTTTCCCCGAACCGAAACACCAGCACGGCGCCATCCCCAAAACCGGCATTCTGCTGATCAACCTCGGCACGCCGACGGCGCCCACTGCGAGTGCGCTGCGGCCTTATCTGCAGGAATTCCTGTCGGATCCGCGGGTGGTCGAAATATCGCGCCCGCTGTGGTGGCTGATCCTCAATGGCATCGTACTGCGCACGCGTCCGCGTCAATCGGCTGCGAAGTACGCGCTGATCTGGACCAAGGACGGTTCGCCGCTGGCGGTGCATACCGCGAAGCAGGCGACATTGCTGAAAGGCTACCTGGGAGAACGGATCAAGACACCGCACCTAGTGGCATGGGCCATGCGTTACGGCCAGCCTTCGATCGAAAAGGCGTTGCTCGGACTGCGCGAACAGGGTTGTGACCGCATTCTGATATTGCCGCTCTATCCGCAGTACGCGGCCAGCACCACGGCCAGCGCCTTCGATGCCGTATTCGACACCGTGAAGCAAATGCGCAACGCACCTGCGTTGCGGCTGGTCAAGCATTACCACGATCACTCTGCGTACATTGCAGCGCTGGCGAAGAACATCAACGACTACTGGGTGACCAACGGCCGTCCCGACAAGCTGCTGATGAGCTTCCACGGCGTGCCGCGCTTCGCGCTCGACCGCGGCGATCCTTATCACTGCGAGTGCCATAAAACAGCACGGCTGCTGGGTGAAGAACTCGGCCTTGCGCCGGAGCGCTATCAGGTCTCGTTTCAGTCCCGCTTCGGACGAACGGAATGGCTGAAGCCCTACACCCTGCAGACGGTGAAGGAACTCGGCAAACGCAAGACCGGCAGGCTGGATGTCATCTGCCCGGGCTTCGTTTCGGATTGCCTGGAAACCCTGGAGGAGATCGGCATCGAGAACAAAGCCGCTTACCTCAAGGCCGGCGGCAGGGAATTCCATTACATCCCGTGCCTGAACGAACGCCACGAGTGGATCCAGGCACTCGCGCGCATTGCTGCCGAAAATCTGCAAGGCTGGGCATCGACGGACTGGGAGGCCGGCGCGGCGCTGCGCACAGCCGCCGCAGGTCGCGAGCGTGCCCTGGCTCTCGGCGCGAAAAATTGA
- a CDS encoding NAD kinase codes for MSKTFKTIALIGKYKSPEIAEPVLRLARFLHERGIQVLLDPLTAIHVGKNSYSVLPLEEVGRTAELAIVIGGDGTMLNIARTFAPFDVALVGINQGRLGFLTDLSMGGMFDAMAAILEGNFVEESRMLLQAEVWSAEHRVLDVVAFNDISVNKGAEGSLIEIEVRIDGKFVYNLRSDGLIVTSPTGSTAYALSSGGPILHPSLNVIGLVPVCPHTLSNRPIVVGSESEIEIMILKAADARVHFDSHSHHELKERDKILVRRCPHSIRLLHPLGHNYYHMLREKLHWSETL; via the coding sequence ATGTCGAAGACATTCAAGACCATCGCGCTGATCGGCAAATACAAAAGCCCGGAAATCGCCGAACCCGTTCTGCGCCTTGCGCGGTTCCTGCACGAGCGCGGTATCCAGGTGCTGCTCGATCCGTTGACTGCAATCCACGTCGGCAAGAACAGCTATTCTGTGCTGCCGCTGGAGGAGGTTGGGCGTACGGCCGAACTGGCGATCGTCATCGGCGGCGACGGCACGATGCTCAACATCGCCCGCACGTTCGCACCCTTCGACGTGGCCTTGGTCGGCATCAATCAGGGCCGGCTGGGTTTCCTGACCGATCTGTCCATGGGCGGTATGTTCGATGCGATGGCGGCCATCCTCGAGGGCAACTTCGTGGAGGAATCCCGCATGCTGCTCCAAGCCGAAGTCTGGAGCGCGGAGCACAGGGTACTGGACGTCGTGGCCTTTAACGATATCTCGGTCAACAAGGGTGCCGAAGGCAGCCTGATAGAAATCGAGGTGCGCATCGACGGCAAGTTTGTCTACAACCTGCGCTCTGACGGCCTGATCGTGACTTCCCCGACCGGCTCCACGGCCTATGCGCTATCTTCGGGCGGTCCGATACTTCATCCCAGCCTGAACGTCATCGGCCTGGTGCCGGTGTGTCCGCATACGCTGTCGAACCGGCCGATTGTCGTCGGCAGCGAATCGGAGATCGAAATCATGATCCTCAAGGCCGCCGACGCGCGCGTGCACTTCGACAGCCATTCGCACCACGAGTTAAAGGAGCGCGACAAGATTCTGGTGCGGCGCTGCCCCCATTCGATCCGGCTGCTGCACCCGCTTGGGCACAATTACTACCACATGCTCCGGGAAAAACTACACTGGAGCGAAACGCTCTAG
- the dapB gene encoding 4-hydroxy-tetrahydrodipicolinate reductase, whose protein sequence is MTTQQIAVAGSSGRMGRALIEAIAQSTDFRLKAALELPGNPSLGKDAGELVGAPCGVRISADLEGSLAGCDVLVDFTRPEGTLTHVKLCSAQGIRMVIGTTGFQPAQKALIVEAARKISIVMAPNMSVGVNLTFKLAELAAKVLNEGYDIEIIEAHHRHKVDAPSGTALRMGEVIAAALGRDLTREAVYGREGVTGERKPSTIGFATVRGGDIVGDHTALFAGTGERVEITHKAASRATFALGALRAARYLAGKRSGLYDMQDVLGLK, encoded by the coding sequence ATGACGACTCAGCAGATTGCAGTAGCGGGCAGTTCCGGGCGCATGGGCCGGGCCTTGATCGAGGCCATCGCGCAGTCGACGGATTTTCGCCTCAAGGCAGCGCTCGAACTTCCCGGCAATCCCTCTCTCGGCAAGGATGCCGGTGAACTGGTGGGTGCACCGTGCGGCGTTCGCATATCGGCAGATCTCGAAGGTTCGCTCGCGGGTTGCGACGTGCTGGTGGATTTCACTCGGCCCGAAGGAACGCTGACCCATGTGAAACTGTGCAGCGCGCAAGGCATCCGCATGGTAATCGGCACGACCGGCTTCCAGCCGGCGCAGAAAGCGCTGATCGTCGAAGCGGCGAGGAAGATTTCGATCGTGATGGCGCCAAACATGAGCGTCGGCGTCAATCTGACGTTCAAGCTGGCCGAACTCGCTGCAAAAGTACTGAACGAGGGTTACGACATCGAAATCATCGAGGCGCATCACCGGCACAAGGTGGACGCGCCTTCCGGCACCGCGCTGCGCATGGGCGAGGTGATCGCCGCAGCCCTTGGCCGCGACCTTACCAGGGAGGCGGTCTACGGTCGCGAGGGCGTGACCGGCGAGCGCAAGCCGTCGACCATTGGATTCGCCACGGTGCGCGGTGGCGATATCGTCGGCGACCATACCGCGCTGTTCGCGGGTACCGGAGAGCGGGTCGAGATCACGCACAAGGCCGCCAGCCGCGCGACCTTTGCGCTCGGCGCATTGCGCGCGGCCCGCTATCTGGCCGGCAAAAGGTCCGGCCTGTACGACATGCAGGACGTGCTCGGGTTGAAATAA
- a CDS encoding outer membrane protein assembly factor BamE produces the protein MRLLFLLPTLLLAGCMLAPHKIDIQQGNYVDQAMVAKLKAEMTRSQVRFILGTPLIADVFHQNRWDYVYLTGKANDVHAQYKITVIFDGDKLKHVEGDIVPADILSQAAPDTRKP, from the coding sequence ATGCGCCTTCTGTTTCTCTTACCGACACTGCTGCTCGCCGGCTGCATGCTGGCGCCGCACAAGATCGATATCCAGCAGGGCAATTATGTCGACCAGGCGATGGTGGCGAAGCTCAAAGCGGAGATGACGCGATCCCAGGTGCGTTTCATTCTCGGCACGCCGCTGATTGCCGACGTCTTCCATCAGAACCGCTGGGACTATGTCTACCTGACCGGCAAGGCGAACGACGTGCATGCGCAGTACAAGATCACGGTCATCTTCGACGGTGACAAGCTCAAACATGTCGAGGGCGACATCGTGCCTGCCGATATTCTCTCGCAGGCGGCCCCCGATACCCGTAAGCCCTGA
- the carB gene encoding carbamoyl-phosphate synthase large subunit, with product MPKRTDLKSVLIIGAGPIVIGQACEFDYAGAQACKALREEGYRVILVNSNPATIMTDPEMADVTYIEPITWQMVEKIIAVERPDALLPTMGGQTALNCALDLARHGVLDKYAVELIGASREAIDKAEDREKFKKAMTRIGLASPRSSIAHSLEEALQVQAMVGFPTIIRPSFTLGGTGGGIAYNKEEFVAICERGLDASPTHELLIEESVIGWKEYEMEVVRDHKDNCIIVCSIENLDPMGIHTGDSITVAPAQTLTDKEYQIIRDASIACLREIGVDTGGSNVQFGINPQDGRMVIIEMNPRVSRSSALASKATGFPIAKVAAKLAVGYTLDELRNDITGGITPASFEPTIDYVVTKIPRFAFEKFPQADSRLTTQMKSVGEVMAMGRTFQESMQKALRGLETGIDGFDEKTTDRELIETELADAGPDRILFLADALRIGMSLEEVQQLTRIDPWFLMQIDDIIRQEKALAGKRVGDLDRNALLILKRAGFSDRRLAKLLNATQDAVRAKRWELNVRPVYKRVDTCAAEFDTRTAYMYSTYEEECESRPTGRKKVMVLGGGPNRIGQGIEFDYCCVHAALALREDGYETIMVNCNPETVSTDYDTSDRLYFEPLTLEDVLEIVAVEKPFGVIVQYGGQTPLKLAQDLDANGVPIIGTNPDMIDCAEDRERFQKMLMELRLRQPANRTARNPEAAIALAQEIGYPLVVRPSYVLGGRAMEIVHEQRDLERYMREAVKVSNDSPVLLDRFLNDAIEVDVDAICDGEDVLIGGIMEHIEQAGVHSGDSACSLPPFSLSRELQDELRRQTAAMARALQVVGLMNVQFAIQNDVVFVLEVNPRASRTVPYVSKATGLALAKISARCMVGQTIKSQGIKGEVIPPYYSVKEAVFPFIKFPGVDTILGPEMKSTGEVMGVGNTFAEAFVKSQLAAGVKLPPSGKVFISVRNSDKPKVVEIARTLSKLGFSLLATRGTAAALAEADLQVTPVNKVAEGRPHIVDMIKNGEVALIVNTVEDRRSAIQDSYSIRRSALQARVTYFTTIAGARAACTGMQHMQELTAYSVQELHARL from the coding sequence ATGCCGAAGCGCACCGACCTCAAAAGCGTCCTCATCATCGGCGCCGGCCCGATCGTCATCGGCCAGGCCTGCGAGTTCGACTACGCGGGCGCGCAAGCCTGCAAAGCACTGCGCGAGGAGGGTTATCGCGTGATCCTGGTGAATTCCAATCCGGCCACGATCATGACCGATCCGGAGATGGCCGATGTCACCTACATCGAGCCGATCACCTGGCAGATGGTGGAGAAAATCATCGCCGTGGAGCGGCCGGACGCGTTGTTGCCGACGATGGGCGGCCAGACCGCGCTGAATTGCGCCCTCGACCTGGCCAGGCACGGCGTACTTGATAAGTACGCCGTGGAACTGATCGGCGCGTCTAGGGAGGCCATCGACAAGGCCGAGGATCGCGAGAAGTTCAAGAAGGCGATGACCAGGATCGGGCTGGCGAGCCCGCGTTCCTCCATCGCGCACAGCTTGGAAGAAGCACTGCAGGTGCAGGCGATGGTCGGTTTCCCGACCATCATCCGGCCCTCGTTCACGCTCGGTGGCACCGGCGGCGGCATTGCCTACAACAAGGAAGAATTCGTCGCCATCTGCGAACGTGGCCTGGATGCATCGCCGACGCACGAACTGCTGATCGAAGAGTCAGTGATCGGCTGGAAAGAGTATGAGATGGAGGTGGTGCGCGACCACAAGGACAATTGCATCATCGTCTGCTCGATCGAGAACCTCGATCCGATGGGCATCCATACCGGCGACTCGATCACGGTGGCCCCGGCGCAGACGCTGACCGACAAGGAATACCAGATCATACGCGACGCGTCGATCGCGTGCCTGCGCGAGATCGGCGTCGATACCGGTGGCTCGAACGTGCAGTTCGGCATCAATCCGCAGGACGGGCGCATGGTCATCATCGAGATGAATCCGCGCGTATCGCGCTCGTCAGCGCTGGCCTCGAAGGCGACCGGTTTTCCGATCGCCAAGGTGGCGGCCAAGCTCGCGGTCGGCTACACGCTCGACGAACTCAGGAACGACATCACCGGCGGAATCACGCCGGCATCCTTCGAACCGACCATCGACTACGTCGTCACCAAGATTCCGCGTTTCGCGTTCGAGAAATTCCCGCAGGCCGATTCGCGCCTGACCACGCAGATGAAATCCGTGGGCGAAGTCATGGCCATGGGCCGCACCTTCCAGGAATCGATGCAGAAGGCGCTGCGCGGGCTGGAAACGGGCATCGACGGTTTCGACGAGAAGACGACCGACCGGGAACTCATCGAAACCGAATTGGCCGATGCCGGGCCGGATCGCATCCTGTTCCTCGCCGACGCCTTGCGCATCGGCATGAGCCTCGAGGAAGTCCAGCAACTGACTCGCATTGATCCGTGGTTCCTGATGCAGATCGACGACATCATCCGCCAGGAGAAGGCGCTCGCCGGCAAACGCGTGGGCGACCTGGACCGTAATGCATTGCTGATCCTGAAGCGCGCCGGATTTTCCGACCGCAGGCTGGCGAAGCTGTTGAACGCCACCCAGGACGCCGTGCGTGCCAAACGCTGGGAGCTGAACGTACGGCCGGTCTACAAGCGCGTGGACACCTGTGCGGCCGAATTCGATACCCGCACGGCCTACATGTATTCGACTTACGAGGAAGAGTGCGAGTCGCGGCCGACCGGTCGCAAGAAAGTCATGGTGCTGGGCGGCGGGCCGAACCGGATCGGCCAGGGCATCGAGTTCGACTACTGCTGCGTGCACGCCGCACTGGCGCTGCGCGAAGACGGCTACGAGACCATCATGGTCAATTGCAACCCGGAAACGGTGTCCACCGATTACGACACGTCCGACCGATTGTACTTCGAGCCGCTGACGCTCGAGGACGTGCTCGAGATCGTCGCCGTCGAGAAGCCTTTCGGCGTGATCGTGCAGTACGGCGGCCAGACGCCGCTGAAGCTCGCGCAGGATCTCGACGCCAACGGCGTGCCGATCATCGGTACCAATCCGGACATGATCGATTGCGCGGAAGACCGCGAGCGGTTCCAGAAAATGCTGATGGAACTGCGGCTCCGGCAGCCGGCGAACCGCACCGCGCGCAACCCGGAGGCGGCGATCGCGCTGGCGCAGGAGATCGGCTACCCGCTGGTTGTTCGGCCGTCCTACGTGCTCGGCGGGCGGGCGATGGAGATCGTGCACGAGCAGCGCGATCTGGAACGTTACATGCGCGAGGCGGTGAAAGTTTCAAACGATTCCCCGGTACTGCTCGACCGTTTCCTGAATGATGCGATCGAGGTCGATGTCGACGCAATCTGCGACGGCGAGGATGTGCTGATCGGTGGCATCATGGAGCACATCGAACAGGCAGGCGTGCATTCCGGAGATTCGGCTTGCTCGCTGCCGCCATTCAGCCTTTCCAGGGAGCTGCAGGATGAACTTCGGCGGCAGACCGCGGCGATGGCCAGGGCATTGCAGGTGGTCGGCCTGATGAACGTCCAGTTCGCGATTCAGAATGACGTTGTTTTCGTGCTAGAAGTCAACCCGCGCGCGTCCCGTACCGTGCCTTACGTGTCCAAGGCGACCGGGTTGGCGCTCGCCAAGATTTCCGCGCGCTGCATGGTCGGTCAGACCATCAAGAGCCAGGGTATCAAGGGAGAAGTGATCCCGCCGTACTACTCTGTAAAAGAGGCGGTGTTCCCGTTCATCAAATTCCCGGGCGTGGATACGATCCTCGGACCGGAGATGAAGTCCACGGGAGAAGTCATGGGTGTGGGCAACACTTTCGCGGAGGCGTTCGTGAAGTCGCAGCTTGCCGCCGGCGTGAAACTGCCGCCGAGCGGCAAAGTCTTCATCAGCGTACGCAATTCGGACAAGCCCAAAGTCGTCGAAATCGCGCGCACACTATCGAAACTCGGATTCAGCCTGCTGGCGACGCGCGGCACGGCGGCGGCGCTGGCCGAAGCGGACTTGCAGGTTACGCCGGTCAACAAAGTCGCCGAGGGCCGGCCGCACATCGTGGATATGATCAAGAACGGCGAGGTCGCGCTGATCGTCAACACGGTGGAAGACCGCCGCAGCGCGATACAAGACTCCTACTCGATCCGGCGCTCGG
- the recN gene encoding DNA repair protein RecN translates to MLRTLSIRDFVIVDRLDLEFQPGFTVLTGETGAGKSILIDALAAVLGERAESGLVRDGRDKAEVSAEFAADRASALAAYLRENDLVGDEGECLLRRVIETSGRSRAYVNGRPATVQQLKDIGEHLVDIHGQHAHQSLLRAASQRDLVDGYAGAAELAGQVAEAYRTWQDIRRQLVALETDAQALAAEREQLDWQAKELEALAFRAEEWDELQAEHKRLANAASLIEAVQFGLDVLSEGEVSTLTAVASVQSRLQGMVDFDPKLREILDMLEPAQIQLQETVYGLRHYQQRLELDPQRLREVEARLDAVHTAARKFKLRIADIPERLQKIRTRLAELAAGFDADALRQREAEAQKAYKNVAGKLSSSRKRGATDLAKKVTTSMQALAMAGGAFEIALNALAEGNAHGLEQIEFLVAGHSGATPRPLAKVASGGELSRISLAIQTVTSQVAAVPTLIFDEVDAGIGGRVAEIVGLMLKTLGRKHQVMCVTHLPQVAAAGDHQWQVSKTAANGKAASAVAVLDRDARVEEIARMLGGVKITETTRKHAAEMLEMVNGNTVNGKR, encoded by the coding sequence ATGTTGCGCACCCTCAGCATCCGCGATTTTGTCATTGTCGACAGGCTTGACCTGGAATTCCAACCGGGTTTCACCGTGCTGACCGGCGAGACCGGTGCAGGCAAATCGATCCTCATCGATGCGCTCGCTGCCGTGTTGGGCGAGCGTGCCGAGTCCGGGCTGGTGCGCGACGGCAGGGACAAAGCCGAAGTGAGTGCCGAATTCGCCGCGGACCGCGCCTCCGCGCTGGCAGCGTACCTCCGGGAAAACGACCTCGTCGGCGACGAGGGCGAATGTCTGTTGCGCAGAGTCATCGAAACGTCGGGCCGTTCGCGCGCCTACGTCAACGGCCGGCCCGCGACCGTGCAACAGCTGAAGGACATCGGCGAACATCTGGTCGACATTCACGGCCAGCATGCCCACCAATCCCTGTTGCGTGCCGCGTCGCAGCGCGATCTTGTCGATGGTTATGCCGGTGCGGCCGAACTGGCAGGACAAGTCGCGGAGGCTTATCGCACATGGCAGGACATTCGTCGCCAACTCGTGGCGCTGGAAACCGACGCACAAGCACTGGCGGCGGAGCGTGAGCAACTCGATTGGCAGGCGAAGGAACTCGAAGCGCTGGCGTTCCGGGCCGAGGAGTGGGACGAACTGCAGGCCGAACACAAACGGCTGGCGAATGCTGCCAGCCTGATCGAAGCCGTTCAATTCGGACTCGACGTGTTGTCGGAAGGAGAGGTGTCGACCCTGACGGCGGTGGCTTCGGTACAGTCGCGCTTGCAGGGCATGGTGGACTTCGATCCAAAGCTCAGGGAGATTCTCGATATGCTGGAGCCGGCGCAGATCCAGTTGCAGGAAACCGTTTACGGTCTGCGCCACTATCAGCAGCGGCTCGAACTGGATCCACAGCGCCTGCGCGAGGTCGAAGCCCGGCTCGACGCGGTGCACACCGCGGCGCGCAAGTTCAAACTGCGGATCGCCGACATTCCCGAGCGGCTGCAGAAAATAAGGACGCGGCTTGCCGAACTGGCCGCGGGTTTCGACGCCGATGCGTTGCGCCAGCGCGAGGCGGAGGCCCAGAAGGCGTACAAGAACGTCGCCGGCAAACTATCGTCTTCGCGAAAAAGAGGCGCGACGGACCTGGCGAAAAAAGTCACTACCTCGATGCAGGCGCTGGCGATGGCGGGTGGCGCGTTCGAGATTGCGCTCAATGCGCTGGCCGAGGGCAATGCACACGGACTGGAGCAAATCGAATTTCTGGTCGCCGGACATTCCGGCGCGACGCCGCGACCGCTGGCGAAAGTGGCATCGGGCGGAGAACTGTCGCGGATCAGCCTCGCAATCCAGACCGTCACCAGTCAGGTCGCCGCGGTACCGACGCTGATTTTCGACGAGGTCGATGCCGGCATTGGCGGGCGGGTCGCCGAAATCGTCGGTCTCATGCTGAAGACCCTCGGCCGCAAGCATCAGGTGATGTGTGTGACCCATCTGCCTCAGGTAGCCGCCGCCGGCGACCATCAGTGGCAGGTGAGTAAAACTGCCGCGAACGGCAAGGCCGCCAGTGCGGTGGCTGTGCTGGACCGCGATGCCAGGGTGGAGGAGATTGCGCGCATGCTGGGCGGCGTGAAAATCACCGAGACTACTCGCAAGCACGCTGCCGAAATGCTTGAGATGGTGAACGGAAATACAGTGAACGGCAAGCGGTGA
- the carA gene encoding glutamine-hydrolyzing carbamoyl-phosphate synthase small subunit yields MKAGGACASPAFHVYLKKPRFREPLLPALDRQPAILVLADGTVFRGVSIGAQAHTSGEVVFNTAMTGYQEILTDPSYCRQIVTLTYPHIGNVGVNPEDAESNRVFAAGLVIRDLPNRASNFRMSQDLPDYLREQNIPAIAGIDTRKLTRILRDKGAQNGCLMGGKVDEAFALLQARAFPGLAGMDLAKVVSCEKRYQWNQSEWALGEGYRTQATPKYHVVAYDYGVKHNILRMLASRGCRLTVLPAQTSAEEALALKPDGVFLSNGPGDPEPCDYAIHAIGKCLDAGVPTFGICLGHQLLGLASGGRTIKMKFGHHGANHPVQDLETGRVMITSQNHGFAVDAATLPANVKVTHVSLFDGSLQGFTRTDKPAFCFQGHPEASPGPHDVDYLFDRFIGLMEQHKAHR; encoded by the coding sequence ATGAAAGCGGGAGGGGCGTGTGCCTCTCCCGCTTTCCATGTGTACCTTAAGAAACCGCGTTTCCGGGAGCCCCTCTTGCCTGCCCTCGACCGTCAGCCCGCCATACTCGTGCTCGCCGATGGCACGGTATTTCGCGGAGTTTCGATTGGTGCGCAGGCTCATACATCCGGCGAAGTGGTGTTCAACACCGCGATGACCGGCTATCAGGAAATTCTGACCGATCCTTCGTATTGCCGGCAGATCGTCACGCTGACCTATCCGCACATCGGCAATGTCGGCGTCAATCCGGAAGACGCCGAGTCGAACAGGGTCTTCGCCGCCGGACTGGTCATACGCGATCTGCCGAACCGCGCAAGCAATTTCCGCATGAGCCAGGACTTGCCCGATTACCTGCGCGAACAGAACATCCCGGCGATTGCCGGCATCGATACTCGCAAGCTCACCCGCATTCTGCGCGACAAAGGTGCCCAGAACGGCTGCCTGATGGGTGGCAAGGTCGACGAAGCCTTCGCGCTACTGCAGGCGCGCGCCTTCCCCGGTCTGGCCGGCATGGACCTCGCGAAAGTGGTCAGCTGCGAAAAGCGCTACCAATGGAATCAATCCGAGTGGGCGCTGGGCGAGGGATATCGGACGCAGGCAACGCCGAAATATCACGTCGTCGCCTACGATTACGGCGTGAAGCACAACATCCTGCGCATGCTCGCGAGCCGCGGCTGCAGGTTGACGGTGCTGCCGGCGCAGACTTCGGCCGAGGAAGCGTTGGCGCTGAAACCCGACGGCGTATTCCTGTCGAACGGACCGGGCGATCCCGAGCCCTGTGACTACGCGATTCATGCGATCGGTAAATGTCTGGATGCCGGCGTGCCGACTTTCGGCATCTGTCTCGGCCACCAGTTGCTCGGACTCGCCAGTGGTGGCCGGACCATCAAGATGAAGTTCGGCCACCATGGTGCCAACCACCCCGTGCAGGATCTCGAAACCGGCCGCGTCATGATCACGAGCCAGAACCACGGATTCGCGGTGGACGCGGCAACGCTGCCCGCGAACGTGAAAGTCACGCACGTATCGCTGTTCGACGGCAGCCTGCAGGGCTTCACCCGCACCGACAAGCCGGCGTTCTGTTTCCAGGGCCATCCGGAAGCCAGCCCCGGACCGCACGACGTCGATTACCTGTTCGACCGTTTCATCGGATTGATGGAACAGCACAAGGCGCATCGCTAG
- the fur gene encoding ferric iron uptake transcriptional regulator, with protein MSTPHDLKNIGLKATLPRLKILDLFENSDVRHLTAEDVYKILLNEGMEIGLATIYRVLTQFEQAGILIRHHFESGKAVFELNQGGHHDHLLCLQCGRVEEFLDAEIERRQMKIAKDRGFSIHEHSLQLYADCIKPDCPNKPKA; from the coding sequence ATGAGTACACCCCACGATCTGAAGAACATCGGACTGAAGGCGACCCTACCGCGCCTGAAAATTCTCGATCTGTTCGAGAACAGCGATGTGCGGCACCTGACCGCCGAAGACGTCTACAAGATCCTGCTCAACGAAGGCATGGAGATCGGGCTTGCCACGATTTATCGCGTTCTTACCCAGTTCGAACAGGCCGGCATTCTGATCCGGCACCATTTCGAGTCCGGCAAGGCGGTATTCGAGTTGAATCAGGGCGGCCACCATGATCACCTGTTGTGCCTTCAGTGCGGGCGAGTGGAAGAGTTCCTGGACGCGGAGATCGAGCGTCGCCAGATGAAAATCGCCAAGGATCGCGGCTTCTCCATCCACGAGCACTCGCTGCAGCTTTACGCCGACTGTATCAAACCGGACTGCCCCAACAAGCCAAAGGCGTGA